The genomic interval CTGGCCGGCATTAAGACGAATAGATTATCTTTGCGAATCACGAAAAAGTGGATATGATCACCGAAAAGAATTTACGCAACCTACTCTCCTCCCTTTTCCTATTGTTTTCCGCGGCGTCACTCATCGTGCCGCAGGCACAAAACTTTGATTTTCGCGGTGCACAGTTCACCTTCACTTGGAACGGAGGTAATGCAAGCCCGGTCTGTGGAGACAACGCTTTGACCTTTGATTACACGGGTTCCGTAGTGGTTGATTCACTTTTCTGGGACTTCGATGATGCTTTGGCAGGAACGGCCAGCAACGGATCAGGAACACCCATCAGCTATCAGTTTTTGAATGCGGGTACCTACGACGTTTCGGTGACTGGATTTGACGTAGCTGGGGTTGCTGTGGGCAATACCTCTAACTCCATTGACGTCGCACTAACGCCACCCACTGCAGTTTCAGCCCCGACGATCTGTACCAACGGAACTTTAGTTCTCGACGCCACTCAGCCTTTCAGCACCTATTCTTGGACGCCTGGAGGAAGTGTAGCCCCGACTTATACCGCTACAGCGGCGGATACGGTGGTCACTTGTGTGGTCACCAATATTTGCGGTTCGGGCACCTTGACCTTCAACCTACAGCACATCGATTCAGTCTTCGTTGACATATTGGACTTTGTCATCTGCCCTGGGGACATCATTCCTATTTTGGACGCTATTCAGCCGGCCAGCGCACAGCCTGTGAGTTACTTGTGGAGTAGTGGTTCTACTGCCGCAACAGACACCATCATTACTCAGGGAACCTACTGGGTGAGCATGACCAACCCGTGTGGTAGCTACGTCGATACCTTTATCGCGACCACGCCTCCGCCGTTGACGGTGGACGTGGGACCGGACACCTTGATTTGCCAGGGACAATCCTACACCATTACGGCAACAACCAATCAGCCCAACGTTCAGTTCCAATGGATGGGGAACCCGAACAACGGAGGAACCACCTTTACTGTGAATTCGGGAGGAACGTACTGGGTAGCCGCAACCAACGACTGCGAGTTCGTATACGACACCATTGTCATTTCTCAACCACAGTCCTTCATTCTTGATCTCGGGAACGATACCATCATCTGTAATGGCGATCAAATCGTACTCGATCCAGGACTTGGTGGTGCTCCCTACATCTACGATTGGGACGACGGTTCGAACGATAGTATCCGCGTGGTGACCACTGCAGGAACCTATTTTGTGGAAGTTATGGACAGCTGCTCTACGCAGTACGATACCATTGTGATTTCCACTCCACCAGCATTCACTTTTGATTTAGGGAACGACACTACATTCTGTGCAGCAGACAACATAGTTTTGGATCCCGGTTTGGTTGGACCTCAGTACAACTACGTATGGCAAGACGGTTCCACAACGGCTACCTACACAGTAACAGATGTCGGAACGTACTCCGTAACCGTTACGGATGAATGTGTCAGTGTCTCCGATGCCATAACCTTTACACCGTTTACGGGCTTTGAAGTCACCCTTGGAAACGACACCACTATTTGTGACGGACAGAGCTTCCAGCTTCAAGTGAGCTTCCCGAATTCGACCTACCTCTGGCAAGATGGAACAACAACACCGACGTATACCGTAACTGATCCGGGTGACTATTATGTCACCATCTTCAACGTGTGTGATACCGTGATGTCGGATACTTTGACTACGGAAGTAGATCCGTGCTCGTGCAATATGTACGTTCCCAATGCCTTTACTCCAAACGTAGATGGCAAGAACGAAATCTTCAGACCCGTAACAGACTTTACCAGTTGTGTGGTTCTGGAGTTCGAAATGCGCATCTTCAACCGTTGGGGACAGGAACTCTTCGTTTCGACCAGCATTGCAGATGGTTGGGATGGAACGTTTAACGGCGAGTACCTCATGGACAATGTCTATTTCTATGAGATCATCTACAGCGTCCGAAATCAAGGGGATACCCGCGTCAAGCAAGACCGACTGACCGGAAACCTCTTCATGATCCGATAGGCATGCCTTCGCCTCTGCAGCTGCGCGTTCGCCCCGAAGTGGCGGGCACCCCTGAATTGCTGGATGAGGCAGTTTCCGAAGCTTTGGGCCTACGGCCCGATGCCCCTCTTCCCCCATACCGCATCGATCGCAGATCCATCGACGCTCGTGGTCGATCCGTTTGGATCAACCTGCGCCTGGACGTATTTGAGCCTTCCGAAGAAATTCCGCGTCGATACCACGAGCCTGTTGCTCGCGATGTCCAATACGCTCCAGAAGTCATCATCATCGGTGCTGGCCCTGCGGGACTTTTCGCGGCCCTCGAACTTATAGAACTGGGTTTAAGGCCAATCATCCTGGAGCGCGGAAAGAACGTTCGCGCCCGTCGCCGCGATCTCGCTGCCCTGAATAAGGAACACATCGTTGATCCCGACTCCAACTACTGTTTCGGAGAAGGTGGTGCTGGAACCTACAGCGATGGTAAGCTGTACACACGTTCCAAGAAACGCGGGCACATCTCCAAGGTCTTAGAACTCTTGGTAGCCTTTGGAGCCCCTGAGGACATCCTAGTCGATGCCCACCCTCATATTGGGACCAATAAGCTTCCGCAAGTAATCACGGCCATTCGCGAGTTCATCGAATCATGCGGTGGCGAAGTGCGTTTCGAAACCCGGGTCACAGAATTCCTGGTCAAGAACGGTGCGTGCACCGGTGTTCGCGATCAATCGGGCACATCACACACCGGGATCGCATCCATTCTCGCTACAGGCCACAGCGCTCGCGATATATTCAAGCAACTGCACCATCAAGGCATTCTGGTCGAATTAAAACCCTTTGCTCTTGGCGTACGGGTCGAGCACCCACAAGCACAAATCGACTCCATTCAATACCACTGCAAAACCCGCTCACCTTATCTTCCCCCATCTTCCTACGGACTGGTTCATCAAGTTCGCGAAAGAGGTGTTTACAGCTTCTGCATGTGCCCAGGAGGCATTATTGCGCCCTGCGCTACCGCGCCGGGAGAAGTAGTCACGAACGGTTGGTCCCCTTCCAAACGAAACAATCCCTATGCCAACAGCGGTATTGTCGTAGAGCTTCAAGCGTCGGATTTTGCCGCCTACGAATCTGAGGGTCCCCTCGCCGCCTTGGCTTTTCAGGCCTCTGTAGAGCAAAAATGCTGGGAAGCGGCCGGTCAAACCCAAGCTGTTCCAGCACAGCGACTCACCGACTTTGTTAACAAAAGGCGGTCTACGACCGTGGCGCCTTCCTCCTACCAACCGGGCGTTACACCGACAGAAATCAATGAATTATTGCCACCCGATGTCGCGGCCCGATTAAGGGGCGGATTCACGGCCTTTGGAAAAAAGATGCGCGGATACCTTACCGCCGATGCAGTCGTACACGCAACGGAGTCCCGCACCAGTTCCCCAGTCCGCATTCCGCGTGATCGTGAAACCTTGGAACACCCTCAGATTTCAGGGCTTTATCCTTGCGGTGAAGGAGGTGGATACGCTGGAGGAATTGTCTCAGCCGCCATGGACGGTCAAAAAGTGGCCACAGCCATCGCCGCCGCGGTAGTGAAATGATTATCTTGGAGTAAAATCTACTCCAATGAAGAAACTACTGCTCCTAGCACTCCTGCTCCCCATCTCCTTGTGGGCGCAAAAAGAAGAACACAAAGCCATTAAAGCCGTCATTGAGTCCGCATACCTCGAGGGTATCACTAACGAAGGGAATGCCGAGAAAATTGATGCGGGATTCCATCCTGGGTTCAATATTCTTGGTTACAACACGGATAATGGACGCATTTGGGAATATCCCATCTACTACTGGAAGCAATCGGCCCTTACGCGTGCCAATGATCCTGAACAGGCCGATCGTGAGCCCGTGCGCTTCGAATACCCCTACATCGATGTCACGGGACATGTAGGCATGGCCAAGATTGACTACTTCCGCGGAGACAAGCTCCTCTACACCGATTACCTAAGCCTTTACAAAGTAGAAGGCGAATGGAAAATTGTATCCAAAGTATTCTACCCTCACCCTGACGAAGACAGCGAAGAATGACACCAGAAGAAGGAAAAAACATCATCTCCAAAGGGATTGAGGGCCTAAGGTCCATTGACCCCAATACACCTCCCGCCTTCGGCGTCATGACTTCTGTGGACATGATCCGACACCTTATGGGGAGTCTGGCCCTCACCTTTTACGAAAAGCCCGTAGAACTTGAGATCCCGAAGGATAAGGTCGGCAAGGCTCAAGCCTTCTTGGCCGGACCCCACATGATTCGGCCCGGAGCCACCAAACCGGTGTTCTACGAAGAGTTAAGCCCATCCGTCGATGAAGGAGAATTCTCGGAATGGGTGGATCGATTAGAGGCCCAGTATGCTAGAACTCTGGACTACGTCTCGAGTGCTCCAGAGGATTGGCAACATGCCCATCCTAAGTTTGGCACCCTGGATAAAGACCAATGGTGGCTGTTTCAAGGCAAACATTTCTACCACCATTTAAGTCAGTTCGGTGTTTTTCCGCGTTTAACTATCTGGGAAGGTTTACCCGATTGATATGACGCAAAAGCCCCGCATACGGATTCAGTGGGGTCGTTTTTTTCCGATCCAGCTGCTGGCACTTCATTTCAAGAGAAGCCTTATTCTTCTCTTGTTCTGGATATTGCTGTTCGGTTTTGTCACAAAACTTTTCGCCCAGTCGTACGGCATTCCACTCCTGTTCCTTGCTCCAGAGTATATGGGAACAGTGGGCTGGTTGTCCTTTTTTCTGCTCGGCGTCTTTACGGGCCTGTTCTTTATGGCTTTCCATGTGAGCACGTATATCTACTACAGCCATAAATTCACTTTCCTAGCTACCCTTCAACAACCGCTGTACCGATTCAGCATCAACAATTCCCTGCTGCCCTTCTCCTTCTCTCTTGTGTATCTATACTTCAGCTACCAGTATCAGACAGGCGAGGAACAAATCGCGCCGTTGAAGGCGCTGCTCCATCTATTTGCTTGGATTTTCGGATCTGTGGTGAGTATTTCCATTACGTTCACCTACTTCTTCAACGCGAACCGAAACGTATTCCGCGGGCTTGAGCAGTCCTTGAACCGTCCGTTGAACCTTCTGGTCAAACGCGACCGAGATACCTCCAGTCTCTCCGAACACACCAAGACACAGTACTACCTCCGTAATTTCTTTACCCTGAGGATTGTGCGTTCCACAGACCACTACCCAAAGGGCACCCTCATACGGATCCTAGACAAGCATCACCGGAACGCCGCCTTGTTCATCTTGGTCATCTTTCTGGTCATTCTTGGCTTCGGCATCCTTCGTGAACAAGAATGGGCGAATATCCCAGCGGCGGGCAGCATTTTCCTACTTTTTACGATGTACCTCATGCTCACGGCAGTCTTACATTCCTGGTTTAGGAGCTGGTACGCCTTTGGTGTGGCCGTTGTGCTAATTTGTATACAGTGGTTATCACATTACCCGCTTTTCGAAAAAGTCAATCACGCTTTTGGCTTGGACTATAAAGCTGCCCCGGCTCCTTACCGATTCGAAGACTTAGTTCCCCTCACTACCGACAGTATCTACACCTATGATCGGAATCTAGAACTCCAAGCTCTTCAAGGCTGGCACGCTCAAACCAGGAAAACAAAGCCCAAACTCATCATTGTCAACACCTCAGGAGGAGGGCTTCGCTCAGCACTCTTCACCTTTGAGATGATGCATGTCCTAGACAGCGTAACGGAGGGTGCCTTTTTCAAACAAACAAGGCTTATTACCGGAGCATCGGGAGGAATGATGGGGGCTGCCTATTACCGGGGGCTCAAACACGAAGACTCCTTGGATTCCGTTTCCATAGATCTCCTTCAAGACTGCTTGAGCACGGACATGCTCAATCCAATTGTCTTTGGATTAGTCACCAACGACTTATTCTTCAATACGCTTCATTGGCGCACTGGCAATCAGCGCTACAACAAGGACCGCGGATATTCCTTCGAACAAGCCCTGCATCGCAATACCCTGGGCATTCTCGACGTGCCACTAAGCTATTACCGAAATCCGGAGCTAAGCGGTTCTATCCCTAAAATGGTCTTTTCACCCATTATCGTCAATGATGGTCGTCGCCTGAACATTTCGAGCAGCCCCACCTCCTATCTTTCTTTGGTGGGTCCGAACAACGAACGTCCTGAATACCATGACGGAATTGAGTTTAGCCGTTTCTTTGAGGCCCTACGGGCCGATAGCCTTCGCTTCTCAACAGCTATCCGCATGAGTGCTTCCTTTCCGTACATCACACCGCTCATCAACCTGCCAAGCAAGCCCGCTATGGAACTGATTGATGCAGGTGCTCGAGACAACAACGGATTTGAGCTTAGTATGCGGTACGCTTACCACTTCAACGAATGGCTCAATCGATTTACTTCAGGAATTGTCTTTGTGCGCCTACGGAGCGATGGCTTGAATGATGCCCGAATCCGGGATGAACATAAACGCGGTGTTTTCGAAAACCTCTTCAACCCTGTAAGCGGTGTGGTCAAAAGCTTCGACAACATGCAGGATTTCAATCAAAGTCAATTGTTGCTTCTTGCCGACGAATGGTGCAATGTCCCCATTGACGTCATTGAGTTCAATCTATTTGAGGAAGAAGAAGCGGTGAGCTTGAGTTGGCATCTTTCAACAAGTGAAAAAGCCCAAGTCCGATCCTCCATCTTCTCGGAAGCCAATTCAGCCAAAACGAAAGAGCTCATTCAACTATTGGATTGAACTGATACTCTATTTCTCAATTCGACAACAGGCTCAATAACGTAATGGACCTTTTTAAAAAGATCCAAACCTGACCAAGGGGAAAGCCCACCATTATAATCAATTCACCCATTCCCCCATGTTCAAAAAAAAAGCCGCTCCCTTTCGAGAGCGGCTTTCTTCATCTATTTCTAATCGATTACTTCTCGATCACAATTCGCTTAACGCTGCTGTGTCCTTCCGCAGTTACACGGATGAAGTAAACGCCGTTTTCAACATTCTCCAAGTTGTAGTTGCGCTCGAAGATTGCACCGTTCGTGTGCTCAACTTCTTCTTCCATGATCAATCGACCACGAGCATCGGTAATCGCCACCTCTACGTTGTCAGCACTCAACTGAGCAATGCTCAATTCGAAGCTTCCGCGGTTCGGGTTAGGATATACCTCAATGGTTTCGTTGGTCAACTCATCCTCCAAGCTCACGTAGCTCGCTACGAACTGCGCACTTGTAGAAGTACAACCTGTAACTGGATCTTCTACTTCAACGAAGTATACATTGAATCCAACACATGGAGTTGTAATGGTCGAACCAGATCCAACCACGTTTCCTTGATCATCCAACCAAGTGTAGACTGGGTTAGTCACACTAGACTGTACAATCAAATCACAACCGTTTTGCAAGATGATCGGAGCCGCTGGATCCGCATTCACATTTTGCTGTTGGCTAGCTGAGTTAGTACAACCTGTTGCTGGGTCTGTGTACGTATACGTGATGGTGTACGTTCCAGGAGCAACAATGGTAGGATCGAATGTATCTCCATTGACAATACCAGGTCCACTGAAGGTACCACCTGCAGGGCTACCGGTCATCGCCACTGGCGCTGCACTAGCACATACATCTCCAATACCGCTGAAGCTTACATTAGGCAAGGCGTCAACTGTAATGGTCGTCGTTGCCGTTCCAACACAACCTTCTGGATTCGTGTAGGTGTAGGTAATGGTATGTGTACCTGAACCCGCAGCAACTGGATCAAAGGTGTTACCCGATACTCCAGGACCACTGTAAACACCACCTCCAGGAGATGCTCCAGAAATCAAAACTGGACTTGCATCAGCACAAACATTTCCTTGAGCAGCCAAGCTCACCACAGGAGCTGGAGTAACTACGATGGTCGAAGTACTTGATGCAGGACATCCGTCCGCACTTGTATAGGTATAGGTCAATACATGCGTACCTGCACCGGCCGCGGCGGGATCAAAGTTTCCACCGCTAACTCCAGGACCGCTCCAGTTTCCACCTGCTGGTGTAGCACCAGAAAGAGCGAATGAAGCAGCACTAGCACAAGTGTTGGCCAAGGTCGGAGTACTTACAGATGGAACCGCATTAACTGTAATAGTCGCTTGGAATGCAATAGGACATCCAGAGACACTCAAGGTCTCGTAGTCAAGCGTATATGTTCCAGGTCCCACTTGAGCAGGATAGAACACTCCACCATTAACACCAGGACCGGTATACGTACCTCCCGGAGGAATTGCACCAGTCAATGTCACTGCACCTGCATCGGTACATACATCTGGAATTGGCAAGTGGAATCCAATCGACGCTTGATTTACGATGATCTGCGTACTTGCAGAGCTCGTACATCCATTCGCATCCGTATAGGTATACAAGATGTTGTGTGGTCCTTGACCAGCAGCAGCTGGATCAAAGATTCCATTAGATACCCCGTTACCACTATAGGTACCTCCTACTGGAGCACCAACAGTCAAAGCAAACGGTGCATCTGCAGCACATACATCTGCCAAAGCTCCCATCGTTACCGTAGGTATATCGGATACAATTAGGTCCGTAGTAGCTGAAGCCTCACAACCATTTGCATTTACGTAAGTATATGTCAAGGTGTGCGTTCCAACTCCAGCAGCAGCTGGGTCAAACATTGCTCCAGTTACACCAGCTCCAGAATAAGTTCCACCAGCTG from Cryomorphaceae bacterium carries:
- a CDS encoding gliding motility-associated C-terminal domain-containing protein; this translates as MITEKNLRNLLSSLFLLFSAASLIVPQAQNFDFRGAQFTFTWNGGNASPVCGDNALTFDYTGSVVVDSLFWDFDDALAGTASNGSGTPISYQFLNAGTYDVSVTGFDVAGVAVGNTSNSIDVALTPPTAVSAPTICTNGTLVLDATQPFSTYSWTPGGSVAPTYTATAADTVVTCVVTNICGSGTLTFNLQHIDSVFVDILDFVICPGDIIPILDAIQPASAQPVSYLWSSGSTAATDTIITQGTYWVSMTNPCGSYVDTFIATTPPPLTVDVGPDTLICQGQSYTITATTNQPNVQFQWMGNPNNGGTTFTVNSGGTYWVAATNDCEFVYDTIVISQPQSFILDLGNDTIICNGDQIVLDPGLGGAPYIYDWDDGSNDSIRVVTTAGTYFVEVMDSCSTQYDTIVISTPPAFTFDLGNDTTFCAADNIVLDPGLVGPQYNYVWQDGSTTATYTVTDVGTYSVTVTDECVSVSDAITFTPFTGFEVTLGNDTTICDGQSFQLQVSFPNSTYLWQDGTTTPTYTVTDPGDYYVTIFNVCDTVMSDTLTTEVDPCSCNMYVPNAFTPNVDGKNEIFRPVTDFTSCVVLEFEMRIFNRWGQELFVSTSIADGWDGTFNGEYLMDNVYFYEIIYSVRNQGDTRVKQDRLTGNLFMIR
- a CDS encoding FAD-binding protein, with the translated sequence MPSPLQLRVRPEVAGTPELLDEAVSEALGLRPDAPLPPYRIDRRSIDARGRSVWINLRLDVFEPSEEIPRRYHEPVARDVQYAPEVIIIGAGPAGLFAALELIELGLRPIILERGKNVRARRRDLAALNKEHIVDPDSNYCFGEGGAGTYSDGKLYTRSKKRGHISKVLELLVAFGAPEDILVDAHPHIGTNKLPQVITAIREFIESCGGEVRFETRVTEFLVKNGACTGVRDQSGTSHTGIASILATGHSARDIFKQLHHQGILVELKPFALGVRVEHPQAQIDSIQYHCKTRSPYLPPSSYGLVHQVRERGVYSFCMCPGGIIAPCATAPGEVVTNGWSPSKRNNPYANSGIVVELQASDFAAYESEGPLAALAFQASVEQKCWEAAGQTQAVPAQRLTDFVNKRRSTTVAPSSYQPGVTPTEINELLPPDVAARLRGGFTAFGKKMRGYLTADAVVHATESRTSSPVRIPRDRETLEHPQISGLYPCGEGGGYAGGIVSAAMDGQKVATAIAAAVVK
- a CDS encoding nuclear transport factor 2 family protein, which produces MKKLLLLALLLPISLWAQKEEHKAIKAVIESAYLEGITNEGNAEKIDAGFHPGFNILGYNTDNGRIWEYPIYYWKQSALTRANDPEQADREPVRFEYPYIDVTGHVGMAKIDYFRGDKLLYTDYLSLYKVEGEWKIVSKVFYPHPDEDSEE
- a CDS encoding DUF1569 domain-containing protein, with amino-acid sequence MTPEEGKNIISKGIEGLRSIDPNTPPAFGVMTSVDMIRHLMGSLALTFYEKPVELEIPKDKVGKAQAFLAGPHMIRPGATKPVFYEELSPSVDEGEFSEWVDRLEAQYARTLDYVSSAPEDWQHAHPKFGTLDKDQWWLFQGKHFYHHLSQFGVFPRLTIWEGLPD
- a CDS encoding patatin-like phospholipase family protein, which codes for MTQKPRIRIQWGRFFPIQLLALHFKRSLILLLFWILLFGFVTKLFAQSYGIPLLFLAPEYMGTVGWLSFFLLGVFTGLFFMAFHVSTYIYYSHKFTFLATLQQPLYRFSINNSLLPFSFSLVYLYFSYQYQTGEEQIAPLKALLHLFAWIFGSVVSISITFTYFFNANRNVFRGLEQSLNRPLNLLVKRDRDTSSLSEHTKTQYYLRNFFTLRIVRSTDHYPKGTLIRILDKHHRNAALFILVIFLVILGFGILREQEWANIPAAGSIFLLFTMYLMLTAVLHSWFRSWYAFGVAVVLICIQWLSHYPLFEKVNHAFGLDYKAAPAPYRFEDLVPLTTDSIYTYDRNLELQALQGWHAQTRKTKPKLIIVNTSGGGLRSALFTFEMMHVLDSVTEGAFFKQTRLITGASGGMMGAAYYRGLKHEDSLDSVSIDLLQDCLSTDMLNPIVFGLVTNDLFFNTLHWRTGNQRYNKDRGYSFEQALHRNTLGILDVPLSYYRNPELSGSIPKMVFSPIIVNDGRRLNISSSPTSYLSLVGPNNERPEYHDGIEFSRFFEALRADSLRFSTAIRMSASFPYITPLINLPSKPAMELIDAGARDNNGFELSMRYAYHFNEWLNRFTSGIVFVRLRSDGLNDARIRDEHKRGVFENLFNPVSGVVKSFDNMQDFNQSQLLLLADEWCNVPIDVIEFNLFEEEEAVSLSWHLSTSEKAQVRSSIFSEANSAKTKELIQLLD